The genomic window ATCTCCGGAAAGCATTAGCTGAAGTTGGCTAGCTGAGTCAGCAGGGACTAGAAATCGTCTCTGTTGCTAGGGCGTTACTAAGGGTCGGTctacttgctggagtagtaAACTAGGATTTATTACATAGGGGTCTACTGAcgtgagtgattgttttccaggtattagtcataccccatgtatttccatggaaacagagataacacaagcaaaaagtttttttgtttttagagcGAACAGCCTCACAATATGAATAAATCTTGTttgtatcttttattttgttggtaaatgttgtataattgCAATATTACACTCAAGGGTGTGGTTTACCGTCATTGTTGGCACTTCAGAGGTGCTTACGTtccacattaaacattaaaccaCAAGAACAAACAGCAACAGAGCTCAGCGGCTGTTTCTCACAATCAcacatttcaaatttaaaagatGATTCAATTATTTTCCTGATGTAGAAggattataatgaaataatgtttgtgatgtttaaaCATTTGTATGAACAAACTTTGTTGTCTACACAGCCGACTGATTCACATACTTCATTGCATCTTTAACTGCTTTTAGTTTACCGTACATGTACCGCAGCGCTGCTGTGAATAATTCATCCTCTCGGTTTTTCATCCCCTCCAACTGCTTCCActtctctttgtctcctctctccttcatcttctcaaTCAGGAAGTCCAGGTGAACATGAGTGGACAGCGAGTTAACGTTCAGGGCGATCTGCTCCAGTCTGATAACATGTTGGTAGGCCTCATCCAGCAAAACATTCTTCTCTTTGTGAAgcttttctttcactgttttcagagaTGACAACAGGTCTTTGCGCTCCTTTTGCTTTCCTTCATATTTCTGCATCAACTCCACCAAGGTCTTTTTAACTTTCCTGGTCTTGTTCACATATATCCACAGTTCTTTCACATGATCTGTTACAGGACACTTCCTGGTACACGAAGTGCAGTGACCACGTTTCATGACCTCACAGCTTTTAGGACTCCAGGCCATTGTGCATCCAGGATAGTGACAGTTCTCTTCACAGACGTTACAGGTGACAGCTGCTGCGTAAAAAATCCAGAGCCACTTCCCGCCCTTGAtagtttctttctctttgtagGCCTCGTCGTATTCTATAGTGAAATTCTTATTGTACTTCATCTGTAGTTCATATTTCTCCAGGATGTCTTCGGTCTGTTGGATCTCGTTATGTTTTAGTTCAATCAGCTGGATTCTGTCCTGCAGGTTGTTGATGCAGGCCGTCAGTCTGATGCGTGCTCTCAACACTTCGACTGTCGTTATCAGCATCTGTGGTGTAGATCTTTTCAGGAAGTCTGTGAATCGAGCCATTCCTCTCTCCGTTACCTTCCACGTGTACTCTAAAGCGAGCTCATCttcctctgttctctgtttgttCTGGCAGTTATCGAACAGGAAGTAGATGGGCTGTTCACTCTCATTTCTGGCACATTTAATGCTCGCGACTTTAAGAGCTTTCAGAGCATCTTGAGGTGTTATTCCATTCGAGTTTGTGATGAGAGCGACGATCTTCTTCTCGATGTCTTTCCCGAACAGAGACTTCACTGAATCAAAGACGTACTTCAGACGGTCACTCAGTCGATTCTCGCTCGCCTTCAGCACCAGACCCACCGCATCGAGTTCATGAACTCCGTCTTCTGAACGAAACAAGTCAAACAATCTTTGACTGATGACGACATCGTGTTCGATCCCTCTGGTGTCTCCGTATCCAGGAGTATCGATGACGGTCAGAGAGAAGGGCAGAGTTTTACCTTCGAAACCAAAGATCTGGTACACGATCACATCAGATGTCTGACTGTCACACTGaccttcctcctcatcctcatctgtCTGACCCTCTGACTGACTTCTCTCTACGATCTCAAACCAGATGTTGTCTTCAAACTTCACTCCCATGGCGTAGTTGAACAGAGCGTTGATCAGAGTAGATTTTCCTGCTCCTGTTTCACCTACAAGTAAGACGGTTTTGTTTGTCTGGTTCAGGTTTCTCTCACCAACAGATTTTCTTGTCAGAGTTCCAAATTTCTCCTTCTGTGTTGTCAGCTGGTAGACGGCAGGAGATCCTGAAGAGATCAGAAGACTTttggtgatgatgtcattgtaTTTGGATGAGACGTTACTGATTGTGTaggaaaaaaatagagaaaaaataaagaactgCTTAAacacatatcatatcaacacATATCTGGAAGCTTCCTGATTTTACAatgaggttcacatactttacGTTCTTTGATGTAATTTCTCTgtaatactttaaaatattccTACAGTAACTCAACAGTGACTTTTTctgtattgtgtttgtgtctcataaCTTCATCCAACTTTATCTTAGTTTTAATTTTTCGTATATAACAACATTACTGTAAAACTACaggcctctctctgtctctctctacagTCATTTGTGATGTAATGTTACTCACCTCATATCCATGATGCTGCCTGGCAGAGAGACTCCACACGGTGAGGATGAAACAGGGTTTTTTTGGTATCTGggtggacaaaatgaaaaaccatcataaagtgaaataaagatGTGAAGAACCTTTTGACAACAACGTCTCCTGGAAATGATCTTTGTTTGCTACCAAATGGAAACATAAAGCATATATGTGTTGAAGGAAATGTCCTGCTGTCTGGATTAAGCATCTATATCAACAtaataatgaggaaatgttgttaattaaaagGTCTTTTCAAAGTCTGAAAAGAGATCTTTGTGTACAGAATGTCCTCTTTAACTGTTGACTTCGGGGAGACTGATACAGCTTTTATCTATTATAGATCTTCACAGAACTCATCATGTCATAACATATTTCCATTATCATCCATAAAATGAGCAACAGCCTCAAATCCCTTTGGACTTCCGCAGCCggtgactgtgtgagtgtgtgtgtctgtctgtccaccttGTTGAGTCAATTGGTTGGTTTCCCGAAGACAGTCGCACAAGTCCACCAATCACGCACTGTGAGAAGCTGTCTTCTCAGCCTATTATCTCCGGCTGTGAGTCACGTAAAATCTCATAACATACATTGATCAACAGGGGAGAGTCTACAGATTCAGGACATATTTGAATCATATTTCTGCGTTGTATTATCGCAAAGATATGAATAGAAACATCGTGTAGGACGCGCTGCCGGACCCTGTATGGATACAGTTATGGTGTAACTGATTGAAATGCTATTGAGGAGCGTTAATAGCGGGTTTGACGTATTTCTGATGCCAAATTCAGGGGAGAAAAGCCTTCTGTAAACTAGCTAGCTGGCTGTTGTGCTAAAACAACCTGCTCTGTCGCAGTTTGCTGCGTTTGAGCCGACTGACCAGTTCATATATTCAGTTTCTATCCAGACAATCAATGGCAGCACAGAAATAGCAGCCAGCCTCTCGTCCATCATTCAACCACAGAAACGTTCAATATCTtaacgtttcaacacgtgaaatacgtatcatatcaacatttctacaaacgtagcatattaacatttctacccagTTTTAATCGCCAGAAAgacggctgcaaatgtcctgacgtctcgctaaaaaaaaaaaaaaacacccgcttttgttggttgaaacgggaagcggacatttgtttcgaggtggtctcgaaccgtgaTCTCTGCTGACTTAAtgaaacttactaaccatcaacctgctcctcctcctcctcctcctcctcctaaaaggaaagatcagctcatatagatcgcatgagaactacgtcactttagaaatgttgatttgatacgtatttcacgtgttgaaacgtaaATATTattgtggtttgcagaaacgtacaatgccaacgttttattctggcgactgAGTTGCTGTGTATGATATGCAGTGTGTGATGTGATATGTGTATGTGATATACAGATACTCATTACCACCATGAATCAGCATTATCATAATCTGTTTATGAATCACAGCATCAGTATAGCAAGCATATCATAAGAATGTGTTTATGACATGAGTGACATATTGTTTATAACCTGCTAAAATCCACAGTGACAAACCGCTCAGAATCAATACTACTAGAACAGGAGTGACACACTATCTGTCACTTTAATCCTGGCATCACTATCATGAGCTGACAGctgtataataataaagatatttaaTGCCAGATGTCTCTGTCCATCTTCAGTCACATACACAGACGTGTTCCTTTAAAACTTTGATGTCTTTTGTGACTAATAatgagagaaaattaaaatctCTGTCATGtaacattttcatcattattaaatGCTGTGTTAGAGCTCattcacaggaaaaaaacacttttaaatttaatttcagcttttcattttatttaatgttattctataacatttcatttattaagttattaCAGCCAGTTATGGTGAGTTTTTTTACCCCTATGGCATTTGTGTCCCAAAAATCCTGATATTGAAAGTATTTCATGGTAAAGTGTTCTTACCTGTGATGTTGACTTGAGGAGATGCTGAGATGCTGAGGAGAGGAGTCAGAGCCCCGATGGCTTTATATCagcagagaggcagcaggtcaCATGATTTCTTAGAAGCAgtctaaacaaaataaacagaaacagaaagacagacagaaccccccccccccagctgaCCCCTTGGTGCTGCAGTGCAATGCTTTAGGATTTTCAACAATAATGGAAATCAGCCTAATTTAGCTCTGCAGGCATGGTTAGTTCAATCAGGGAAGACACAAGTTGACATGAATTCAAAAGTTTTAttgaataatatatttttaatataatacataatcagaagaaaatgaaattttCCTCAGAGACGGGGACATATGACCTAGAAAGGAGTGAAACATTACTTCAACATACAACAGTTATTTGCAGTAGACAGCAACTGGTGCAGcaatgaaggaaaaaaacaaagagaaaagtgcTGAATGCAATACTGGAACAAATGAACCAGGAGATGGTTGCATACTGGTCAGTGAGCGGCCAGTTAAAATGCACAGTATGAGACCAGTAGAATGTACACTAGAAGATGTATAACTGTTTACTGAGAAATAACCATTGagtatgaaaacaagaaaacatgtGGGAGATGAGGCTAGTCAATATGGATGAAAAGCTAAGCTAATGTCTCACCAGACATTAGCTTTTCACATCATGGTTTCAGGGATCTTTGAACAACAAGGATGGCAGATTGATCTGGTTGaatatatgaagaatatatAGAAGAGAACCAgttgttgatttgatttgatttgttttattgattgggacagtgtgcagttataaacattaaagatgcacttcactggagttagcttgaagctaatttgcatccgtagtccccccccacaatcaaaaacatacaacagcacaacatcAAACAGTACAACAACttggaagctagaaacttttttggtgTATGCACCAGCCGAGCagttcctataggactgaatagacgccatttttagtctggtatccagttcttataatacaaacatgttcatgtgccactgagcaactttcataggaatgaacgagGTCCCAGTTTCCAGCTGATTGGGGGTGATGGAGGAGTGCTCTGCTCTGTATGAACAGTTCAGTTCTGGACATGTGCTGACATCGTTCTGATACCTTGTaaatatattatgtatgtattaatgtggtgtatttttttttatagtgtacataatggttaataaatattgtaaatgtgttcaAAGTAAATGTTGAAAAGCCAAATCTCTCCTTCCTAATATAATAAAgagaaactgtttcagtaacaaacatttaatgaacaaaaacagattatAGACGGATATatattatttaacatatttaaggGTGTGTCTAACAAAAATATGAGTAAAGCTGGGGAGGATGTtgctttttaataaaaatgatatataaGTTTCAGCCCTGTAGTTTCTGCTCTGTCCTGAACGTTAACATGAGACACAAACAGCTTCAAGGACAGTTTGTAGATTTCTCTGATGGAGGAAACTAAAGGTGAGTGAAGACTTggattaaaatatattattagaGGTGTTTCAGTTATAATTGAATACTGAGTTACATAAACATGCAGCAgattaaatagatttttaatgtgttatgaCAGACTTGTTGTTGCCACATCAGTTGtggctccatctagtggtcacTACAGGAAACATCATTATCCAGAGTTGATCTCATATTCTTCAGGATATGTTTATTATGATGATAtgagctgtgttttctttgagtcTCTGTCAGACTTGCTGCTCAGAATAAagtaaaacagacatttaatgaACAAAGTTCAGCAACAGACTCAGAAAGCAGCTGATGATCCAgtgaataacaacaatcataacaataatgacaatgacaGAGCAGCAGCCAGAGAAGGATGCctacaggactgtgaaggaccgtgAAGGCTCGACCCTGAACCCAAGGTTTCCtttgagatgagaaagcacaaaaaaaactctggggaagaagcaaagttagtgacatgcattgatgttacatgaatgcatacagatggagaggaggaagaggagagaggagctcagtgcatcatgggaagtcccccagcggactaggcctatagcagcataactaagggctgatccaaggcgagcctggtcggccctaactataagctttatcaaaaaggaaagttttaagcctactcttaaacatagagagggtgtctgcaccccggaccgaatctggtagatggttccacaagagaggagcctgatagctgaaggctctgcctcccattctacttttaaagactgtagggaccaccagtaagctgcatactgggagcgcagtgttctagtgggataatacggtattatgagctcctcatgatatgatggtgcctgaccattaacCATTAAcagctttgtaagttaggagaaggattttaaattctattctagattttacaggaggccaatgtagcgaagctaaaatgggagaaatgtgatctctttttctagttttagtcagaacacgtgcagctgcattctggaccagctggagagtctttagagacttgttagggcagcctgataataaggaattgcaataatccagcctagaagtaacaaatgcgtgaactagtttttctgcatcttttagggacaggatgtgcctgatttttgtgatattacgtaagtggaaaaaggcagtccttgagatttgatttatgtgggagttaaaggacatatcctgatcagAGATAACTCCtagattccttacggtggtgctggaggccagggtaatgccatccagagtagctatatcattagataatgtgtttctaaggtgtttagggccaagcacaataacttcagttttatctgagtttaatagtagaaaattgcaggtcatccaggtctttatgtccttaagtttgtttaactgattggtttcatctggcttcattgataaatataattgggtacccttgccttcatggaggattcatcattaaaatgtacaaactgaaatcggtctgataaaaAGGACTTAAACCAGCTAGAAACCAGttagaaaataaagaacatgaaacatgacctTTGTCATCTGAAATATTAAACTAATCTTTACAAGCTGTTTGATTCAAAAACATGTGAAGAAAATCTCATCAAACATTTCATGACTCgactgagaaacacaaacatcaaaaagTTGGATTCACGTCCAATACAGCAGAATATTTATTATTCTGTTCGGTTATTATATTACCTGTGTTGTTGACTTGAGGAGATGCTGAGATGCTGAGGAGAGGAGTCAGAGCTCAGATGGGTTTATATCAGCAGAGAGGCAGCGGGTCACAtgatttcacagaaacagtctgagacaaatgaaattgaaacagaaggacagacagccccccccccccccaattttCCCAGAGGTGGGAACATATGACCAAGAAAAGAGTGAAACATTGGTGGAGTGAAACAGTTATTTGGAGAGGACAGCAAATGGTGCAGCAGtgatgaaggggaaaaaaagaaaactggtgAATGCAATACTGGAACAAATGATCAAGGAGATGGTTGCATACTGGTCGATGAACAGCCATTAAAATTGAAATGCACAGCATGAGGCCAGTAGAACGTGCACTGGAAGATGTATAACTGTTTACTGAGAAATAATGACCACTGAGTGTGGCAATACGAGGGCTGATACAATATTATGGGTAAAGATTTAAACCCCGCATCCTCCCAGCAACTCCTCCCACTCCCACCTAATGCCCTCTGCACTGATAGGCTAATGCACCAGGTAAAGTGCAGAGTGGCAGACTTACCTGCATTCAGCCACAGCAGCATATCATACTGCTACAATCCATCCCTCCCTTTTTCATCATCAACCCGACAATGCACTGGAAAAGTGTAGGAGTTAGTGCCAGGGTCTGAAGAAAGGAGACACAACATTTGACTGGGCGGGTGGGGGCTTCGCATGAGCCATTTCATCGGCAGTCCTGGGAAGGCGATGGGGGTTTGAATGATGGCCAGCCGTGTATCGGGCTGTCCGCCAAATGGCAGTTCCATTACTCCCTGGGGGAGAGACTGCTAGAGGGGCAAAATGAGTGGAGGGTAAGGATACCGCCGCATCGGCAGGAGGGGCCAACGCCGGCTTTGCTGTACGTCGCACagcagtctcactgctctctgGGGGGGACACGGCCAAGGGTGCGGAATGGAAAGGGGGCAAATCGGAATGAATTCGTGCTGGAACACCAAACTTGGAAAACCACTCAGTGACTAGCACCTGGGCCATGGTAGAGGCTCTTTGGTCACGGGGGGCAGCAAGAGTATATTTGCTGAAGACGTCGGTCAGCACAAGGACATTCTCAAGCCTGTTACAGGTTGGTTCCAGCAACCATGTAATCCATAGCCAAAATTTCGTTTGGCTCCGAGGCCAGCAGATGCCCCATGAAGCTCCGGGCCAGTGGCCCTGAATCCTTGGCCACCTGGCACCGCTTGCAGGTTTGACACCACATGCCTCACATCAGAGGTCATGCCCAGCCAAGGTGCGTTACACAGCCCAAAGGGCATGCGGTTCCACTCGAACAGCCTGAAAGGAGTGCAAAAAGCTGTCTTGGGTTGGTCGGCCTCTGCAACCGGAACCTGATTGTACCCACTGGCTAAATCCATGGTGGAGAACCAGCTGGCTCTGGTCAAGTTTTCGGTAGTCTACGCATAAGCACAGGCTACCATCCTTTTTCTTAACTAGCACAATTTGGGAAGCAAAAGGGCTGCTGCTTTCCCTTATGACCTGCGCACCCAGCAGCTGGTTGATGTTCTCTTTGACCACCTCGTGTTCTGATGGTGGAATACGCTTGTAGCGCTGACGGATGAGGGTGTCATCCAAAAGAGCGATTTTGTGGGAAATCAAGTTAGTGCAACCCAAGTCACCATCATGGGAAGAAAAGAGGCGTGTTTCCGCAAAAGACATCGTACTTCCTTCTGCTCTTTGGCGGACAAAACTGACAGGGCTACTGCATCTACCTGGTCTGGCAAAGTGGGAGCCACAACTTGGGAGGCCATGGTGGCTGTATGAGATGAAACCTCCACAACACCAGGGGGCAAACTCACCACACGAACCTCACCCAAGGCACCTACCACTGTTCGAGGGTAAAGCAGTACATCCCAAGAACCCACATTCACAATGGGGATGTATGCAGTACCGCTCTCCACTCGAACCAGTGCTGGGGAGGCCAGTAGTCCAGCAGGAAGTCCCTGATCTGAGGGCTCAAAGAGTGCAGTAGTGCCAGAGTACTGTGCAGAACATGTAGCTAGAGCCACCTGCATGGTGCCACCAGGGATGCAGCAAGCCTTCTCGCCTTGCACCTTGACCTTACCAGCAGCTTCAGAAGGAGGGTCTTTAGAGGTCTGATGGCATCTCTGCAATGCTTGCACCACAGATTTTGGTGCTTCAGTGACAGTGGGTAGATCAAACAGGGCGAGACCATGTTGCCCAAACAGCATCCTGTAGCATCTCCGCAGGATGTTCATCCCCAAAACACCAGGTGCGTGAGGAGATTCATCAGCCAAAGGGTCACTGACCACCAGTAACCCACACCTTGGCAACAAGGCAATACAAGGGCTGATACAATATTATGGGTAAAGATTTAAGTTTATgaaatttgaaaagaaaaccGACAACGCCACCCTGGGAATTTTACCCAGggaattttaaataaatataaatggtAATGGAGAGGCATGCAGGTAAGTAATACCAGGAAAGGCAGGAGACGTGGTTCAATGTGtaacaaatatttaacaaatttaTTTAGTTGGTCGcaatatgttaaaaatgacttaaaacagaACTAAAGTGCTAACACCCTGCTCCAGTGCTGAGGCTTACTGATAGTGAGGGGAAAACTGGGGGGAGGAAGTCCAAATTAATTAAGGAGCACCCCACTCGTACGTGGCACACATGGCACTCTCTCCTCCCTaacatctctctcctccctaacatctctctctcctccctaacatctctccctcctccctaacatctctctcctccctcctccatatctctctctctctctcctccctaacatctatctctctctcctctctcctccctaacatctatctctccctcctccctaacatctatctctctctcctcctaacatctctctcctccctaacatctctctcctctctcctccctaacatctctctcctccctcctccccaacatctgtctctccctcctctctaacatatctctctctcctctctaacatctctctctctctcctctctaacatctctctctctctcctccctaacatctctctcctctctaccatctctctctctctcctccctaacatctctatctctctctttcattgaATGAGCGTGGTGAATGCAGTGGAGTTTACTTTGTgag from Thunnus maccoyii chromosome 19, fThuMac1.1, whole genome shotgun sequence includes these protein-coding regions:
- the LOC121885139 gene encoding uncharacterized protein LOC121885139 isoform X1, whose product is MDMSNVSSKYNDIITKSLLISSGSPAVYQLTTQKEKFGTLTRKSVGERNLNQTNKTVLLVGETGAGKSTLINALFNYAMGVKFEDNIWFEIVERSQSEGQTDEDEEEGQCDSQTSDVIVYQIFGFEGKTLPFSLTVIDTPGYGDTRGIEHDVVISQRLFDLFRSEDGVHELDAVGLVLKASENRLSDRLKYVFDSVKSLFGKDIEKKIVALITNSNGITPQDALKALKVASIKCARNESEQPIYFLFDNCQNKQRTEEDELALEYTWKVTERGMARFTDFLKRSTPQMLITTVEVLRARIRLTACINNLQDRIQLIELKHNEIQQTEDILEKYELQMKYNKNFTIEYDEAYKEKETIKGGKWLWIFYAAAVTCNVCEENCHYPGCTMAWSPKSCEVMKRGHCTSCTRKCPVTDHVKELWIYVNKTRKVKKTLVELMQKYEGKQKERKDLLSSLKTVKEKLHKEKNVLLDEAYQHVIRLEQIALNVNSLSTHVHLDFLIEKMKERGDKEKWKQLEGMKNREDELFTAALRYMYGKLKAVKDAMKYVNQSAV
- the LOC121885139 gene encoding uncharacterized protein LOC121885139 isoform X3; amino-acid sequence: MGVKFEDNIWFEIVERSQSEGQTDEDEEEGQCDSQTSDVIVYQIFGFEGKTLPFSLTVIDTPGYGDTRGIEHDVVISQRLFDLFRSEDGVHELDAVGLVLKASENRLSDRLKYVFDSVKSLFGKDIEKKIVALITNSNGITPQDALKALKVASIKCARNESEQPIYFLFDNCQNKQRTEEDELALEYTWKVTERGMARFTDFLKRSTPQMLITTVEVLRARIRLTACINNLQDRIQLIELKHNEIQQTEDILEKYELQMKYNKNFTIEYDEAYKEKETIKGGKWLWIFYAAAVTCNVCEENCHYPGCTMAWSPKSCEVMKRGHCTSCTRKCPVTDHVKELWIYVNKTRKVKKTLVELMQKYEGKQKERKDLLSSLKTVKEKLHKEKNVLLDEAYQHVIRLEQIALNVNSLSTHVHLDFLIEKMKERGDKEKWKQLEGMKNREDELFTAALRYMYGKLKAVKDAMKYVNQSAV
- the LOC121885139 gene encoding uncharacterized protein LOC121885139 isoform X2, which produces MDMSNVSSKYNDIITKSLLISSGSPAVYQLTTQKEKFGTLTRKSVGERNLNQTNKTVLLVGETGAGKSTLINALFNYAMGVKFEDNIWFEIVERSQSEGQTDEDEEEGQCDSQTSDVIVYQIFGFEGKTLPFSLTVIDTPGYGDTRGIEHDVVISQRLFDLFRSEDGVHELDAVGLVLKASENRLSDRLKYVFDSVKSLFGKDIEKKIVALITNSNGITPQDALKALKVASIKCARNESEQPIYFLFDNCQNKQRTEEDELALEYTWKVTERGMARFTDFLKRSTPQMLITTVEVLRARIRLTACINNLQDRIQLIELKHNEIQQTEDILEKYELQMKYNKNFTIEYDEAYKEKETIKGGKWLWIFYAAAVTCNVCEENCHYPGCTMAWSPKSCEVMKRGHCTSCTRKCPVTDHVKELWIYVNKTRKVKKTLVELMQKYEGKQKERKDLLSSLKTVKEKLHKEKNVLLDEAYQHVIRLEQIALNVNSLSTHVHLDFLIEKMKERGDKEKWKQLEGMKNREDELFTAALRYISKTSVNKKQEQEFWFQ